The following proteins are encoded in a genomic region of Saccharopolyspora antimicrobica:
- a CDS encoding DNA-3-methyladenine glycosylase I yields the protein MSGSGAVLGADGKTRCPWGAGHADYTEYHDREWGVPLRGVVELFERITLESFQSGLSWLTILRKREAFRSAFAGFEPEKVAAFDDSDRERLLADAAIVRNRAKIDAAIRNAGAVLRLDEPLDDLLWSFAPEPRQHRPATLEEVPAITPESTAMAKELKRRGFVFVGPTTCYALMQATGMVDDHLTDCWRAS from the coding sequence GTGAGCGGATCCGGCGCCGTGCTCGGCGCGGACGGCAAGACCCGGTGCCCGTGGGGCGCGGGACACGCGGACTACACCGAGTACCACGACCGCGAGTGGGGCGTCCCGCTGCGCGGCGTCGTGGAGCTCTTCGAGCGGATCACCCTGGAGTCGTTCCAGTCCGGGCTGTCCTGGCTGACGATCCTGCGCAAGCGCGAGGCGTTCCGCAGCGCGTTCGCCGGCTTCGAGCCGGAGAAGGTGGCGGCCTTCGACGACTCCGACCGGGAGCGGCTGCTCGCCGACGCGGCCATCGTCCGCAACCGGGCGAAGATCGACGCGGCTATCCGCAACGCGGGAGCCGTGCTGCGGCTGGACGAGCCGCTGGACGACCTGCTCTGGTCGTTCGCCCCGGAACCCCGCCAACACCGCCCGGCCACGCTCGAGGAGGTCCCGGCGATCACCCCGGAGTCGACGGCGATGGCCAAGGAGCTCAAGCGCCGCGGCTTCGTCTTCGTCGGCCCGACGACCTGCTACGCCCTCATGCAGGCCACGGGAATGGTCGACGACCACCTCACAGACTGCTGGCGAGCGAGCTGA
- a CDS encoding SRPBCC family protein produces the protein MRPVELRFTVPVQAPPEVVWAAATDWARQGEWMLGTEVHPVGDADGPGGRLIAVTGFGGLGFVDRMEIVEWEPPRSCRVEHVGELVVGAGGFDVVRCGNAASTFVWWERLTLPTGAALVWPVVRPAFIWGMRRSLAAFAQFCREYDRRGK, from the coding sequence GTGCGCCCGGTCGAGCTGCGGTTCACCGTTCCGGTCCAGGCACCTCCCGAGGTGGTGTGGGCCGCGGCGACCGACTGGGCCCGGCAGGGCGAGTGGATGCTGGGCACCGAGGTGCACCCGGTCGGCGACGCGGACGGGCCCGGCGGGCGGTTGATCGCGGTGACCGGTTTCGGCGGGCTCGGCTTCGTGGACCGGATGGAGATCGTGGAGTGGGAGCCGCCGCGCAGCTGCCGGGTGGAGCACGTCGGTGAGCTGGTTGTCGGTGCCGGCGGGTTCGATGTGGTCCGGTGCGGGAACGCGGCGTCGACCTTCGTCTGGTGGGAGCGGCTGACCCTGCCGACCGGCGCGGCGCTGGTCTGGCCGGTGGTGCGGCCCGCGTTCATCTGGGGCATGCGCCGGTCGCTGGCCGCGTTCGCGCAGTTCTGCCGCGAGTACGACAGGAGAGGGAAGTGA
- a CDS encoding DivIVA domain-containing protein gives MASALIYLFAVLAVAAVVYLLATLVFGRGEELSPLPPGSTPTRLPPADIEGADVRALRFQQVLRGYKASEVDWALERLAGEIDELHGRIAVLERQLDVAGEQLQESRAARADEPED, from the coding sequence GTGGCTAGTGCGCTCATCTACCTCTTCGCGGTGCTCGCCGTCGCCGCGGTGGTGTACCTGCTCGCGACGCTCGTCTTCGGGCGCGGCGAGGAGCTGTCCCCGCTGCCGCCCGGCTCGACGCCGACCCGCCTGCCCCCCGCCGACATCGAGGGCGCCGACGTGCGCGCGCTGCGGTTCCAGCAGGTCCTGCGCGGCTACAAGGCCTCCGAGGTGGACTGGGCGCTCGAACGGCTCGCCGGGGAGATCGACGAGCTGCACGGCCGCATCGCGGTTCTGGAGCGCCAGCTCGACGTCGCGGGCGAGCAGCTGCAGGAATCCCGCGCCGCGCGCGCCGACGAGCCGGAGGACTGA